In Corynebacterium nuruki S6-4, the following proteins share a genomic window:
- a CDS encoding D-alanine--D-alanine ligase family protein, with amino-acid sequence MTDKPVSPAPRTRVAVLYGGHSDEHSVSCISAAAVIGHLDPERYEVVPVGITENGRWVKGTTDTDKLTAHGRELPTVGGGRSVHLTLGGEAKEFRFDDGSLYAAVDVVFPVLHGRDGEDGTVQGLLELAGVPYVGNGVLASAACMDKEYTKLIARASGIPVGDEVVLTERRELTAAEHEQLGLPVFVKPARGGSSIGITKVSDWDALPAALDLAFDHDSKVLVEAMLHGVEVECGVLQYPDGTVHASHPSLLKGTEDGPEGFYGFDTKYLDDIISYEIPAPLPDGQADAVRRWAVETFRALGCEGLARVDFFVTEDGPVLNEPNTMPGFTPISMYPKMFEASGVAYPELLDILIARALAPRA; translated from the coding sequence GTGACTGACAAGCCTGTCTCCCCAGCCCCCCGTACCCGCGTCGCCGTCCTCTACGGGGGACACAGCGACGAACACAGCGTCTCCTGCATCTCCGCCGCCGCGGTGATCGGGCACCTCGACCCGGAGCGTTACGAGGTGGTGCCCGTCGGCATCACGGAAAACGGCCGGTGGGTCAAGGGCACGACCGACACCGACAAGCTCACCGCACACGGCCGGGAACTGCCCACCGTCGGCGGCGGCCGGTCGGTGCACCTCACTCTCGGCGGGGAGGCGAAGGAGTTCCGCTTCGACGACGGCTCCCTCTACGCCGCCGTCGACGTCGTCTTCCCGGTGCTCCACGGCCGGGACGGTGAGGACGGGACCGTCCAGGGGCTGCTGGAGCTCGCCGGGGTGCCCTACGTCGGCAACGGGGTGCTGGCCTCCGCGGCCTGCATGGACAAGGAGTACACCAAGCTCATCGCCCGGGCGTCCGGTATCCCGGTCGGGGACGAGGTCGTCCTCACCGAGCGGCGCGAACTCACCGCCGCCGAGCACGAGCAGCTGGGACTGCCGGTCTTCGTCAAGCCCGCCCGCGGCGGCTCGTCGATCGGCATCACCAAGGTCAGTGACTGGGACGCGCTGCCCGCCGCCCTGGACCTGGCCTTCGACCACGATTCCAAGGTCCTCGTCGAGGCCATGCTCCACGGTGTGGAGGTCGAGTGCGGGGTGCTGCAGTACCCCGACGGGACCGTCCACGCCTCCCACCCGTCCCTGCTCAAGGGCACCGAGGACGGTCCGGAGGGGTTCTACGGTTTCGACACCAAGTACCTCGACGACATCATCAGCTACGAGATCCCCGCCCCGCTGCCCGACGGTCAGGCGGACGCCGTGCGCCGCTGGGCGGTGGAGACTTTCCGGGCGCTGGGCTGCGAGGGGCTGGCCCGGGTCGACTTCTTCGTCACCGAGGACGGTCCGGTGCTCAACGAGCCGAACACCATGCCGGGGTTCACCCCCATCAGCATGTACCCGAAGATGTTCGAGGCCTCCGGGGTGGCCTACCCCGAACTGCTCGACATCCTCATCGCCCGGGCGCTCGCACCGCGCGCCTAG
- a CDS encoding DUF3515 domain-containing protein yields MSNGSEVSDQGSSTTGQDGATGRRGVNRRAVLALVIALVFVAAVLGGAKILVDRNVYTAVAMGPVDSPAADSQTCADVVGALPDRTSDYRSVDVADPAPAGTAAYRDSGGTELTVRCGVNLPAQYSVLSETTGHGGVEWLQVTDATPGSDLTTWYSVGVSPVVAVTGSHGADDAAALTGFGTALAGHTDGADAPAPAPVPLTDLRQDAASGAAADRCTGLLDGLPDGFGDYRRIAADDPRAADLPDRAAAWTAPGLEPVVVRCGVRLSDSYQAGARLTQINDVPWFEDTALAQGSTAGVWYALGYAPTVAVSLPTDAGNQVLTQVSEQIAGSFRKTGE; encoded by the coding sequence ATGTCGAACGGTTCCGAAGTCTCCGATCAGGGTAGCAGCACCACCGGACAGGACGGCGCCACCGGGCGACGGGGGGTGAACCGCCGGGCGGTGCTCGCCCTGGTGATCGCCCTCGTCTTCGTCGCGGCCGTGCTCGGCGGGGCGAAGATCCTCGTCGACCGCAATGTCTACACCGCCGTCGCGATGGGTCCGGTGGACTCCCCCGCCGCGGATTCGCAGACCTGCGCCGACGTCGTCGGCGCCCTGCCCGACCGGACCTCCGACTACCGGTCGGTCGATGTGGCGGACCCCGCCCCGGCCGGGACGGCGGCCTACCGGGATTCCGGCGGGACGGAACTGACGGTGCGCTGCGGGGTGAACCTCCCGGCGCAGTACTCGGTGCTCAGCGAGACCACCGGGCACGGCGGCGTCGAGTGGCTGCAGGTCACCGACGCCACCCCCGGCTCCGACCTCACGACCTGGTACTCCGTGGGCGTCTCCCCCGTCGTCGCCGTCACCGGATCCCACGGCGCCGATGACGCGGCCGCCCTCACCGGGTTCGGCACCGCCCTCGCCGGACACACCGACGGTGCGGACGCCCCCGCCCCCGCCCCGGTCCCCCTCACCGACCTGCGGCAGGACGCCGCCTCAGGTGCCGCAGCCGACCGGTGCACCGGACTGCTCGACGGCCTGCCCGACGGGTTCGGCGACTACCGGCGGATCGCCGCCGATGACCCGCGCGCTGCCGACCTGCCCGACCGTGCCGCGGCCTGGACCGCCCCCGGCCTGGAGCCGGTGGTGGTGCGCTGCGGCGTCCGGCTGTCTGACTCCTATCAGGCCGGTGCCCGGCTGACCCAGATCAACGACGTCCCCTGGTTCGAGGACACTGCACTGGCGCAGGGGTCCACGGCGGGTGTGTGGTACGCCCTCGGCTACGCCCCCACCGTCGCAGTCTCCCTGCCGACCGACGCGGGGAACCAGGTGCTCACCCAGGTCAGTGAGCAGATCGCCGGGTCCTTCCGGAAGACCGGCGAATAG
- a CDS encoding thiamine-phosphate kinase, with amino-acid sequence MTGTRTVAQAGEAGTIAAIRDAAPSSVNGDDAAVLDPDPPNSRHVASTDVLVEDEHFRFDWSTPFEVGAKAVTQNFADIQAMGARPTAVLMSLATPGDLPLDIVSEIARGMGATAAPWAVELVGGDVVRARQLVISVTAIGVLSGPDRALTVDGAEVGHTVVAGGVMGHSAAGQALLEYFGGRANVPDDPVLQDLVQRHCSPQLVVGRGSVARAAEMASMTDNSDGLIHDLTTLARRSGVRINLDGAALTPDAQLYYAAEVLGVDPWQWVFTGGEDHTLVGTTAHEPPAGYRAIGEVVAVADPDGAEGTDGAGLPPVTVDGQIPAFSGGWDSL; translated from the coding sequence ATGACAGGGACACGCACGGTGGCACAGGCCGGGGAGGCGGGGACCATCGCGGCCATCCGTGACGCGGCCCCCAGTTCGGTCAACGGCGACGATGCCGCTGTCCTGGACCCGGATCCGCCGAATTCCCGGCATGTCGCCTCCACCGATGTCCTCGTCGAGGACGAGCACTTCCGCTTCGACTGGTCGACCCCCTTCGAGGTGGGGGCGAAGGCCGTCACCCAGAATTTCGCCGACATCCAGGCGATGGGGGCCCGGCCGACCGCCGTGCTCATGTCCCTGGCGACCCCCGGTGACCTGCCGCTCGACATCGTCAGTGAGATTGCCCGCGGGATGGGGGCGACGGCGGCCCCGTGGGCCGTGGAACTTGTCGGCGGGGATGTCGTCCGCGCCCGCCAGCTGGTGATCTCGGTGACGGCGATCGGGGTGCTCTCCGGCCCGGACCGGGCCCTCACCGTCGACGGTGCCGAGGTCGGGCACACGGTCGTCGCCGGTGGGGTGATGGGGCACTCCGCCGCCGGCCAGGCACTGCTGGAGTACTTCGGCGGCCGGGCGAACGTGCCGGACGATCCGGTGCTCCAGGACCTGGTGCAGCGGCACTGTTCCCCGCAGCTCGTCGTCGGCCGGGGGTCGGTCGCACGCGCGGCGGAGATGGCGTCGATGACCGACAACTCCGACGGCCTCATCCACGACCTCACCACCCTGGCGCGCCGGTCCGGCGTCCGGATCAACCTCGACGGTGCGGCGCTGACCCCCGACGCGCAGCTCTACTACGCCGCCGAGGTCCTCGGCGTGGACCCGTGGCAGTGGGTCTTCACCGGCGGGGAGGACCACACCCTGGTCGGCACGACCGCCCACGAGCCGCCCGCCGGCTACCGGGCGATCGGCGAGGTCGTCGCCGTCGCCGACCCCGACGGTGCTGAGGGTACTGACGGCGCCGGCCTGCCGCCGGTCACCGTCGACGGCCAGATCCCCGCATTCAGCGGGGGGTGGGACTCGCTGTGA
- a CDS encoding uracil-DNA glycosylase, with the protein MSDTQRLAGRILATVHPTWRHELETVRGVSLSEAAEWAAARITDGEQVLPAPENIFRALSRPADETRVLILGQDPYPTPGHAVGLSFSSAATTRPLPKSLQNIYTEYVDDLGLPRPESADLTPWTRHGVMLLNRVLTVCAGAAGSHRGMGWEQVTGAVVDHLSRRPVAAILWGRQAQEVATTVGKQRCVLSPHPSPLSAYRGFFGSHPFTRANRILADQGVGEVDWSLADQEVA; encoded by the coding sequence GTGAGCGACACCCAACGGCTCGCCGGGCGGATCCTCGCCACCGTGCACCCGACGTGGCGCCACGAACTGGAGACGGTCCGGGGCGTCTCACTGAGCGAGGCCGCCGAATGGGCCGCCGCCCGGATCACCGACGGGGAACAGGTCCTGCCCGCCCCGGAGAACATCTTCCGGGCGCTGAGCCGGCCCGCCGACGAGACGCGCGTGCTCATCCTCGGCCAGGACCCGTACCCCACCCCGGGCCACGCGGTCGGACTGTCCTTTTCCTCGGCGGCGACGACCCGGCCGCTGCCGAAGTCACTGCAGAACATCTACACCGAGTACGTCGACGACCTCGGTCTGCCGCGTCCGGAATCCGCCGATCTCACCCCGTGGACCCGGCACGGGGTGATGCTGCTCAACAGGGTGCTCACCGTCTGCGCCGGTGCCGCGGGCAGTCACCGCGGTATGGGCTGGGAGCAGGTCACCGGGGCTGTCGTCGACCATCTCTCCCGGCGTCCGGTCGCGGCGATCCTGTGGGGCCGGCAGGCCCAGGAGGTCGCCACGACGGTGGGGAAGCAGCGGTGCGTCCTGTCCCCGCACCCGTCACCGCTGTCGGCCTACCGCGGGTTCTTCGGCTCCCACCCGTTCACCCGCGCCAACCGGATCCTCGCCGACCAGGGTGTCGGCGAGGTGGACTGGTCCCTGGCCGACCAGGAGGTGGCGTAG
- a CDS encoding DAK2 domain-containing protein: MAPHNDPRDAGLTGELIAAWARRSAELLHHHRSEINGLNVFPIPDADTGSNMTATMESAVAALDAMQLPAPQDAATVAAALAAGAVRGARGNSGMVLSQILRALAETASMSPTGELNATAVPTMLTRAERLVCTAMSDPVEGTVITVLRRAAAGAAAVGPDAPLAVVADAARTAAQEALAATTDQLDALREAGVVDAGGRGLVVILDALHDALAGTAAGTTDAGAETGDGTGSGTGDGAPEQCAVTGAGAALEIMFTFRGPADRLRTVLERSGDSVIVVGDGGGAHRAHVHTRSAGPLIEEIFALGEVGDLRLEVLPESGVTEHDRGRNHRTSPVYALAPAGGPREIFARAGATVGDPAEVLPDDRVSIVLTNGQETGALPAALAAGLTVVDTGSLVGGLAALAVYSASADAEDNAEEMADAVSAQRSAVVPGSAADSTADAVVATAGDLLADGGELVTVLYDPALPEEKGATVQESLAASWPGVEVHTIPVPGLGMVAQVGVE; encoded by the coding sequence GTGGCACCGCACAACGATCCGCGGGACGCCGGCCTGACCGGTGAACTCATCGCCGCGTGGGCGCGCCGGTCGGCTGAGCTGCTGCACCACCACCGCAGCGAGATCAACGGTCTCAACGTCTTCCCGATCCCGGATGCGGACACCGGGTCGAACATGACCGCCACGATGGAGTCCGCGGTCGCTGCGCTCGATGCGATGCAGCTGCCCGCCCCGCAGGACGCCGCCACCGTCGCCGCGGCCCTGGCCGCCGGGGCGGTGCGCGGTGCGCGGGGGAATTCCGGCATGGTGCTCAGCCAGATCCTCCGGGCGCTGGCCGAGACCGCCTCGATGTCACCGACCGGTGAGCTCAACGCGACCGCCGTGCCCACGATGCTCACCCGGGCCGAACGGCTCGTCTGCACCGCCATGTCCGATCCGGTGGAGGGCACGGTGATCACGGTGCTGCGCCGCGCCGCCGCCGGTGCCGCGGCCGTCGGACCGGACGCCCCGCTCGCCGTCGTGGCGGACGCCGCCCGGACGGCGGCCCAGGAGGCCCTCGCGGCGACGACGGACCAGCTCGACGCCCTGCGGGAGGCCGGTGTGGTCGATGCCGGCGGCCGGGGGCTCGTCGTCATCCTCGACGCGCTGCACGATGCGCTGGCCGGCACCGCCGCGGGGACGACGGATGCCGGGGCAGAGACCGGCGACGGGACCGGGTCGGGCACCGGCGACGGTGCCCCGGAACAGTGCGCGGTGACCGGGGCCGGCGCCGCCCTGGAGATCATGTTCACCTTCCGCGGCCCCGCCGACCGGCTGCGCACCGTCCTGGAGCGCAGCGGGGACAGCGTCATCGTCGTCGGTGACGGCGGTGGCGCCCACCGGGCACATGTCCACACCCGCAGCGCCGGTCCGCTGATCGAGGAGATCTTCGCCCTCGGTGAGGTCGGTGACCTGCGGCTGGAGGTTCTTCCCGAGTCCGGTGTGACGGAACACGACCGGGGCCGGAACCACCGGACCTCCCCGGTGTACGCGCTGGCGCCGGCCGGCGGCCCCCGGGAGATCTTCGCGCGGGCCGGGGCGACCGTCGGCGACCCGGCCGAGGTCCTGCCCGACGACCGGGTCAGCATCGTGCTGACCAACGGGCAGGAGACCGGGGCACTGCCGGCCGCGCTCGCCGCCGGCCTCACCGTGGTGGACACCGGCAGTCTCGTCGGCGGGCTCGCCGCCCTCGCCGTCTACAGTGCGTCCGCCGACGCGGAGGACAATGCCGAGGAGATGGCGGACGCCGTCTCCGCGCAGCGCAGTGCCGTCGTCCCCGGGTCGGCGGCGGACTCGACCGCCGACGCGGTCGTGGCGACCGCCGGTGACCTGCTCGCCGACGGCGGGGAACTGGTCACCGTCCTCTACGATCCGGCGCTGCCGGAGGAGAAGGGGGCCACGGTGCAGGAGTCGTTGGCGGCGTCCTGGCCCGGCGTGGAGGTCCACACCATCCCCGTGCCCGGTCTCGGCATGGTCGCGCAGGTGGGGGTGGAGTAG
- a CDS encoding ATP-dependent DNA helicase RecG, producing the protein MLGWDDPRPLSLVVTPERARTLAGKPGLATMGEALLNFPVSYVHSSATGAFADRHGAEPEEGDQLTCLAEITDARVQDNRGRRGPREILTFHFVVDGVEMSSALFGNVRQHRPFIQPGAKMMLSGKLGLFRDQWQLKNPSYITLHPAPLPEGRPRTEAEYEAAFGAFGPLATIVEVSGGMRAAQQLLSKPWLPTYRRRPGTSSAEVMAVTGQVLAAMGSPSEMLPHHPGAPAWPRMWGGPLIDFATALHDVHQPPEEGPDAARTRLKFNEALGLQLVMALRRAETTVRLARPVVPVRPGSAYAALISRLPFTLTATQDSALEKIGDAMEGNDPTAPTAPMSMLLQGDVGSGKTVVALLAMLRVVDSGGQCAFLAPTEVLATQHAETLTRLLDGTGVTVTLLTGSQRAAARKAALLDIVAGTADIVIGTHSVIQDSVEFFDLGMVVVDEQHRFGVRQRDRLRETSPVDRTPHLLVMTATPIPRTVAMTMFGDLEICTLSGSPAGRGSVKSFVVPMWKRSWIDRVWAVIREQVAAGHQAFIVVPRIDGEGGVDDVADRLSAGPLAGLRIGRLHGRMDDKNEVMADLAAGDLDVLVATTVIEVGVDVPGATVMAVLDAENFGVSQLHQLRGRVGRGTADSLCFLCTTALPAGDPGATPGSARSYHRLDQVAATTDGFRLAELDLRTRTEGDVLGEAQSGARLRRTTLLDLVDDGEIIAEARRYAEDLVDYDPALARALVADIAGDDQEYIERS; encoded by the coding sequence ATGCTCGGCTGGGACGATCCACGGCCGCTGAGCCTGGTGGTCACGCCCGAGCGCGCCCGGACCCTGGCGGGCAAACCCGGGCTGGCGACGATGGGGGAGGCGCTGCTGAACTTCCCGGTCTCCTACGTCCACTCCAGCGCCACCGGCGCCTTCGCCGACCGGCACGGGGCGGAACCCGAGGAGGGCGACCAGCTGACCTGCCTCGCGGAGATCACCGACGCCCGGGTGCAGGACAACCGGGGCCGGCGCGGCCCCCGCGAGATCCTCACCTTCCACTTCGTCGTCGACGGGGTGGAGATGAGCTCCGCACTGTTCGGCAACGTCCGGCAGCACAGGCCGTTCATCCAGCCGGGCGCGAAGATGATGCTCTCCGGGAAGCTGGGCCTGTTCCGCGACCAGTGGCAGCTGAAGAACCCCAGCTACATCACCCTGCACCCCGCCCCGCTGCCGGAGGGGCGGCCCCGGACCGAGGCCGAGTACGAGGCGGCGTTCGGCGCCTTCGGCCCGCTGGCGACGATCGTCGAGGTCTCCGGCGGGATGCGGGCGGCCCAGCAGCTGCTGTCGAAGCCGTGGCTGCCGACCTACCGGCGGCGTCCCGGCACCAGCTCCGCGGAGGTCATGGCGGTGACCGGCCAGGTGCTGGCCGCGATGGGCAGCCCCTCGGAGATGCTGCCGCACCATCCCGGGGCGCCGGCCTGGCCACGGATGTGGGGCGGGCCGCTCATCGATTTCGCCACCGCGCTCCACGACGTCCACCAGCCGCCGGAGGAGGGGCCGGACGCCGCCCGGACCCGCCTGAAATTCAACGAGGCACTGGGCCTGCAGCTGGTCATGGCGCTGCGTCGGGCGGAGACGACCGTCCGGCTCGCACGCCCCGTCGTGCCGGTCCGCCCCGGTTCCGCCTATGCCGCGCTGATCTCCCGGCTGCCGTTCACCCTCACCGCCACCCAGGACAGTGCCCTGGAGAAGATCGGCGACGCGATGGAGGGCAACGACCCGACCGCACCGACCGCGCCGATGAGCATGCTGCTGCAGGGCGACGTGGGTTCCGGCAAGACGGTCGTCGCGCTGCTGGCGATGCTGCGGGTGGTGGACTCCGGCGGCCAGTGCGCCTTCCTCGCCCCGACCGAGGTGCTCGCCACCCAGCACGCCGAGACCCTCACCCGCCTGCTCGACGGCACCGGGGTGACGGTCACCCTGCTCACCGGCTCGCAGCGCGCCGCCGCCCGCAAGGCCGCGCTGCTCGACATCGTCGCGGGCACCGCCGACATCGTCATCGGTACGCACTCTGTCATCCAGGACTCGGTGGAGTTCTTCGACCTGGGGATGGTCGTCGTCGACGAGCAGCACCGGTTCGGCGTCCGGCAGCGCGACCGGCTGCGGGAGACCTCCCCGGTCGACCGGACGCCCCACCTGCTCGTCATGACCGCCACCCCGATCCCGCGCACCGTGGCGATGACGATGTTCGGCGACCTGGAGATCTGCACGCTCTCCGGATCACCGGCCGGCCGCGGGTCGGTGAAGTCCTTCGTCGTGCCGATGTGGAAACGCAGCTGGATCGACCGGGTGTGGGCGGTCATCCGGGAACAGGTCGCCGCCGGCCACCAGGCGTTCATCGTCGTGCCCCGCATCGACGGCGAGGGCGGGGTGGACGACGTCGCCGACCGGCTGTCGGCCGGGCCGCTGGCCGGCCTGCGCATCGGCCGGCTGCACGGCCGGATGGACGACAAGAACGAGGTCATGGCGGACCTCGCCGCCGGGGACCTCGACGTCCTCGTCGCCACGACCGTCATCGAGGTCGGGGTCGATGTGCCGGGGGCGACGGTGATGGCGGTGCTCGACGCCGAGAATTTCGGCGTCAGCCAGCTCCACCAGCTGCGCGGCCGGGTCGGCCGTGGCACAGCGGACTCCCTGTGCTTCCTGTGCACCACCGCGCTGCCCGCCGGGGATCCGGGGGCGACCCCCGGTTCCGCCCGCTCGTACCACCGGCTCGACCAGGTCGCGGCGACGACCGACGGATTCCGGCTGGCGGAACTGGACCTGCGGACCCGCACCGAAGGCGATGTCCTCGGGGAGGCGCAGTCCGGGGCACGGCTGCGCCGCACCACGCTGCTCGACCTGGTGGACGACGGGGAGATCATCGCCGAGGCCCGCCGGTACGCCGAGGACCTCGTCGACTATGACCCGGCGCTGGCCCGGGCCCTGGTCGCCGACATCGCCGGCGACGACCAGGAGTACATCGAACGCAGCTGA
- a CDS encoding acetyl-CoA carboxylase biotin carboxyl carrier protein subunit, with product MDIYAPFAGIVRFEVADGQTVATGDRLAVVEAVKLEAPVEAPGPGTVRRGIVDDFADVSGGDALLRIEALP from the coding sequence ATGGACATCTACGCACCCTTCGCCGGGATCGTCAGGTTCGAGGTCGCCGACGGCCAGACCGTGGCCACCGGCGACCGCCTCGCCGTCGTCGAGGCGGTCAAGCTCGAGGCCCCGGTCGAGGCACCGGGGCCGGGGACCGTGCGCCGCGGGATCGTCGACGACTTCGCCGACGTCTCCGGCGGGGACGCCCTGCTGCGGATCGAGGCCCTGCCGTGA
- the rsmD gene encoding 16S rRNA (guanine(966)-N(2))-methyltransferase RsmD: MTRIISGTARGRTLKVPDEVTRPTSDRAREGLFSSLQVRFGFDGEIVLDLFAGSGALGLEAASRGAADVTLVEADHRACATITKNIATVGHPHTRVVEAKASAFLANAPRNHYTMVLADPPYALTDEAVDEMVAALVPTLAPDAVVVVERHVDSAGVDWPAGFEPTGQKLKKRTFGIARMDMAIWRGAGA, encoded by the coding sequence GTGACCCGCATCATCTCCGGCACCGCCCGCGGCCGCACCCTGAAGGTGCCCGACGAGGTCACCCGACCGACCTCCGACCGGGCGAGGGAGGGACTGTTCTCCTCCCTGCAGGTCCGCTTCGGTTTCGACGGTGAGATCGTCCTCGACCTGTTCGCCGGCTCCGGGGCACTCGGTCTGGAGGCGGCGTCCCGCGGGGCGGCGGATGTCACCCTCGTCGAGGCCGACCACCGGGCGTGCGCCACGATCACGAAGAACATCGCGACCGTCGGCCACCCGCACACCCGGGTGGTGGAGGCGAAGGCCTCCGCATTCCTGGCGAATGCGCCGCGCAACCACTACACGATGGTGCTCGCCGACCCGCCGTACGCACTGACCGACGAGGCGGTCGACGAGATGGTCGCCGCGCTGGTGCCCACGCTCGCCCCGGACGCCGTCGTCGTCGTGGAGCGCCACGTGGACTCCGCCGGAGTCGACTGGCCGGCGGGCTTCGAGCCGACCGGCCAGAAACTGAAGAAGCGCACCTTCGGCATCGCCCGGATGGACATGGCGATCTGGCGGGGCGCCGGGGCCTGA
- the coaD gene encoding pantetheine-phosphate adenylyltransferase: MRVCCPGSFDPVTNGHIDVFTRAARMFDEVTVLVTYNPNKSGLFTPQERIDLIQGALAEHGGPEVSKITVDTWDSLLVDYLSDHEIPALVKGLRSSLDYEYELPMAQMNQRLTGVDTFFLLTDPKYGYVSSSICKEVAKYGGDVHGLLPENVADAVAERYRAD; the protein is encoded by the coding sequence ATGCGAGTCTGCTGCCCCGGGTCCTTCGACCCCGTCACCAACGGCCACATCGACGTCTTCACCCGTGCCGCGCGGATGTTCGACGAGGTGACGGTGCTGGTCACCTACAACCCCAACAAGTCCGGCCTGTTCACCCCGCAGGAGCGGATCGACCTGATCCAGGGGGCGCTCGCCGAGCACGGCGGCCCCGAGGTGTCGAAGATCACCGTGGACACCTGGGACAGTCTGCTGGTCGACTACCTCTCCGACCATGAGATTCCTGCACTGGTGAAGGGGCTCCGCAGTTCCCTGGACTACGAGTACGAACTGCCGATGGCGCAGATGAACCAGCGGCTGACGGGGGTCGACACCTTCTTCCTGCTCACCGACCCGAAGTACGGGTACGTCTCCTCGTCGATCTGCAAGGAGGTCGCGAAGTACGGTGGCGACGTCCACGGGCTGCTGCCGGAGAACGTGGCGGACGCCGTCGCGGAGCGCTACCGCGCGGACTAG
- a CDS encoding DivIVA domain-containing protein: protein MYKTFQGLDDLQNMVDQAYGVPMTSNCMVPRREVQDLLDEVRTAIPIEMDDAQDVLDRRDAVLAEAEDEAEGMISDAKSERDRILDEARRQADEMVADAENQATATVSRAEAEADRLVSDARRDAEDTVSRAESESQRLVSAGNESYDRSVNEGIAEQQRLVSEAEVVRQANDEARRIVESAHADSDRLRRECDQYVDSTLAQFEESLTGTLRTVTRDRTALRKGAGVSGPRAPRGDGGDRGGRGEHSDVRESSREDGWGTRG from the coding sequence ATGTACAAGACATTCCAGGGCCTTGATGATCTCCAGAACATGGTGGACCAGGCGTACGGCGTGCCGATGACGTCGAACTGCATGGTTCCGCGGCGCGAGGTCCAGGATCTGCTCGACGAGGTCAGGACGGCCATCCCGATCGAGATGGACGACGCCCAGGACGTCCTCGACCGCCGGGACGCGGTCCTCGCCGAGGCCGAGGACGAGGCCGAGGGCATGATCTCCGACGCGAAATCGGAGCGCGACCGCATCCTCGACGAGGCCCGCCGCCAGGCCGACGAGATGGTCGCGGACGCCGAGAACCAGGCCACCGCCACCGTCTCCCGCGCCGAGGCCGAGGCGGACCGGCTCGTCAGCGACGCCCGCCGGGACGCCGAGGACACGGTCTCCCGCGCCGAGTCCGAGTCCCAGCGGCTGGTCTCCGCCGGCAACGAGTCCTACGACCGCTCCGTCAACGAAGGCATCGCCGAACAGCAGCGGCTGGTCAGCGAGGCCGAGGTCGTCCGCCAGGCCAATGACGAGGCCCGCCGTATCGTCGAGTCCGCCCACGCGGACTCCGACCGGCTGCGCCGCGAATGCGACCAGTACGTGGACTCGACCCTCGCTCAGTTCGAGGAGTCCCTCACCGGCACGCTGCGCACCGTCACCCGCGACCGCACTGCACTGCGCAAGGGCGCCGGGGTCTCCGGACCACGCGCGCCGCGTGGCGACGGTGGCGATCGTGGCGGGCGTGGCGAACACAGCGATGTCCGGGAATCCTCCCGCGAGGACGGCTGGGGCACGCGGGGCTGA
- a CDS encoding YceD family protein: MTTVSNNPFQLDVREALRTTGLPQHLTTSGPAPQRLGGEMLGVAEGAPVEIIADVTNLGESLLVDATLHGTATGQCSRCLSPLEEPLELHVSDVFGLSPDFITRDAGKTGTDDGDGEDDFEPLFVEEDRADLTQLFVDEAGLTLPFNPTCADYGRECDEGTPEPDGISEEQAAAPDPRWAGLAEKFGATDEDGEN, translated from the coding sequence ATGACCACCGTGAGTAACAATCCGTTCCAGCTTGACGTCCGCGAGGCCCTGCGCACCACGGGGCTTCCCCAGCACCTGACGACTTCGGGGCCCGCACCCCAGCGCCTCGGTGGCGAGATGCTCGGTGTGGCCGAGGGTGCCCCGGTCGAGATCATCGCCGACGTGACGAACCTGGGGGAGTCCCTGCTGGTGGACGCCACCCTGCACGGCACGGCCACCGGCCAGTGCTCCCGCTGCCTCAGCCCGCTCGAGGAGCCGCTGGAGCTGCACGTCAGCGATGTCTTCGGTCTCAGCCCCGACTTCATCACCCGGGACGCCGGGAAGACCGGCACCGATGACGGGGACGGCGAGGACGACTTCGAGCCGTTGTTCGTCGAGGAGGACCGGGCCGACCTGACCCAGCTCTTCGTCGACGAGGCCGGACTGACCCTCCCGTTCAACCCCACCTGCGCCGACTACGGCCGCGAGTGCGATGAGGGGACGCCGGAACCCGACGGCATCTCCGAGGAGCAGGCCGCCGCCCCCGACCCCCGCTGGGCAGGGCTGGCCGAGAAGTTCGGCGCCACCGATGAAGACGGAGAGAACTGA